A stretch of the Agromyces larvae genome encodes the following:
- a CDS encoding Ig domain-containing protein translates to MAATFPPEVQTFRVIGRLVRADPDGADAGSQPDLTGVIGGQVTFTPSISPAIFRVPTASEPITVYQPTIIAVTDADGHLILPDDAANPGVTLAYGGSPEIIPTGWTWNVTVKVGNFPDRSFSIAGTPGGTIDLASVIPVPANPGTEPTWVAQITSRVSALEETVADLEAGAIPDGAIADAVEDYLSEHPIEGGGGDGESPELRVSGGYVQWKLPSDSTWTNLVALTAITGPQGADGADGAPGADGAKGDKGDKGDKGDKGDDGAPGADGADGADGAKGDKGDTGDTGPAGVVRVIVDTGSETRPAGDFVIWLGGDTQPTNMVNGDLWFAAATDGEPPPADTAPTVTTTTLSALTQGSAFSQTLAATGTTPITWAVTAGTLPAGLSLSTGGVLSGTPSASGAYSFTVTATNSAGTDTQAYSGTVAAADEPDATEHTIFGSTVPTYALTSHDDGGSGSWMGQQFYLTNSPARAWDLVGMRIYVPAGSTLIGRTGSVGASRRAAESGSVFLGDDTPNTPAANGSATAMSAPLVAGWNDFYFATALPANSLDGLIVAYSLDGYYLYSPTIDEDSVGATDGTNLHLAAGIANPFQEARSWYGSGDLFASTNAGFYGIDIIVREK, encoded by the coding sequence GTGGCCGCCACGTTCCCGCCCGAAGTCCAGACGTTCCGAGTCATCGGCCGGCTCGTGCGCGCCGACCCGGACGGGGCGGACGCGGGCTCCCAGCCCGACCTGACCGGCGTGATCGGCGGGCAGGTCACCTTCACCCCCAGCATCAGCCCGGCGATCTTCCGCGTCCCGACCGCGTCCGAGCCGATCACCGTGTATCAGCCCACGATCATCGCGGTCACCGACGCCGACGGGCACCTCATCCTCCCCGACGACGCAGCCAACCCCGGCGTGACGCTCGCCTACGGCGGCTCTCCCGAGATCATCCCGACCGGGTGGACGTGGAACGTCACCGTGAAGGTCGGCAACTTCCCCGACCGCTCCTTCTCGATCGCAGGCACCCCCGGCGGCACCATCGACCTCGCCAGCGTCATCCCCGTACCCGCGAACCCCGGCACGGAGCCGACGTGGGTCGCGCAGATCACCTCCCGCGTGAGCGCGCTCGAAGAGACCGTCGCCGACCTCGAAGCAGGCGCCATCCCGGACGGCGCGATCGCCGACGCCGTGGAGGACTACCTCTCCGAGCACCCGATCGAAGGCGGCGGAGGTGACGGCGAGTCGCCGGAACTGCGCGTGTCGGGCGGCTACGTCCAGTGGAAGCTCCCGAGCGACTCGACGTGGACGAACCTCGTCGCCCTCACCGCGATCACCGGCCCGCAGGGCGCCGACGGCGCCGATGGCGCACCGGGTGCGGACGGCGCGAAGGGCGACAAGGGTGACAAGGGTGACAAGGGTGACAAGGGCGACGACGGCGCACCGGGCGCGGACGGCGCGGATGGTGCTGACGGCGCGAAGGGCGACAAGGGCGACACCGGCGACACCGGCCCGGCGGGCGTGGTGCGCGTCATCGTCGACACCGGCAGCGAGACCCGCCCCGCGGGCGACTTCGTGATCTGGCTCGGCGGAGACACTCAGCCGACCAACATGGTCAACGGCGACCTCTGGTTCGCGGCCGCAACCGACGGAGAGCCCCCGCCGGCGGACACCGCGCCGACCGTGACCACCACCACCCTCTCGGCCCTGACGCAGGGGAGCGCGTTCTCGCAGACCCTCGCCGCGACCGGCACCACGCCGATCACCTGGGCCGTTACCGCGGGCACCCTGCCCGCCGGACTCTCGCTCTCCACCGGCGGCGTGCTCAGCGGCACCCCCTCGGCCTCCGGGGCGTACTCCTTCACCGTGACCGCCACCAACAGCGCGGGCACCGACACGCAGGCATACTCCGGCACCGTGGCTGCGGCAGACGAGCCGGACGCCACCGAGCACACCATCTTCGGCAGCACCGTGCCGACCTACGCGCTCACCTCTCACGACGACGGCGGTTCGGGAAGCTGGATGGGTCAGCAGTTCTACCTGACCAACTCCCCCGCCCGCGCCTGGGATCTGGTCGGCATGCGGATCTACGTGCCCGCCGGGTCGACCCTGATCGGGCGCACGGGCTCCGTGGGCGCATCCCGCCGTGCCGCCGAGTCCGGCAGCGTCTTCCTCGGTGATGACACCCCGAACACCCCCGCCGCGAACGGGTCTGCGACCGCCATGAGCGCGCCGCTCGTGGCCGGGTGGAACGACTTCTACTTCGCGACCGCCCTGCCAGCGAACTCCCTCGATGGCCTGATCGTCGCGTACAGCCTGGACGGCTACTACCTGTACTCGCCCACGATCGATGAAGATTCCGTCGGGGCGACCGACGGCACCAACCTCCACCTCGCGGCTGGCATCGCGAACCCCTTCCAAGAGGCTCGGAGCTGGTACGGGAGCGGCGACCTGTTCGCGTCCACGAACGCCGGTTTCTACGGCATCGACATCATCGTTCGGGAGAAGTAA
- a CDS encoding DsbA family protein, translating into MSNGGSTQPRPTRNERRDAAREKARLLREEQKKRERRNKILIQGGVIVAVLVIAAVIGLAIFNSVKPAGPGPRNMASDGIVLTGVDGAITAVETPAIPAGGEPTPTVQDDSGNVANIVMYIDYLCPYCGQFETTNSDTLRTLVEEGAATLEVHPIAMLVNKSAGTQYSLRAANAAACVADLSPDAFFDFNSLLFENQPEEGSTGLTDDQLKQLASDAGAASGVGACIGETRFKAWVNDATTRALTQPVPNSELPAVQGTPTVLVNGKLYQGSLDDPSEFQLFVSQAASESYTESTPAPTETPAPTETPVE; encoded by the coding sequence ATGAGCAACGGCGGTTCCACGCAGCCTCGCCCCACCCGAAACGAACGCAGAGACGCGGCCAGGGAGAAGGCCCGACTCCTGCGCGAGGAGCAGAAGAAGCGTGAGCGGCGCAACAAGATCCTGATCCAGGGCGGCGTCATCGTCGCGGTGCTGGTGATCGCGGCCGTCATCGGTCTCGCGATCTTCAACAGCGTGAAGCCGGCCGGGCCCGGGCCGCGCAACATGGCCAGCGACGGCATCGTCCTCACGGGCGTCGACGGGGCGATCACCGCCGTCGAGACCCCCGCGATCCCGGCCGGGGGCGAGCCGACCCCGACCGTGCAGGACGACAGCGGCAACGTGGCGAACATCGTCATGTACATCGACTACCTGTGCCCCTACTGCGGCCAGTTCGAGACCACGAACTCCGACACGCTGCGCACGCTCGTGGAGGAGGGGGCGGCCACCCTCGAGGTGCATCCCATCGCGATGCTCGTCAACAAGTCGGCCGGCACGCAGTACTCGCTGCGTGCGGCGAACGCCGCGGCATGCGTCGCCGACCTCTCGCCCGACGCGTTCTTCGACTTCAACTCGCTGCTCTTCGAGAACCAGCCCGAAGAAGGGTCGACCGGCCTCACCGACGACCAGCTGAAGCAGCTGGCGAGCGACGCGGGCGCGGCATCCGGCGTCGGCGCCTGCATCGGCGAGACCCGGTTCAAGGCCTGGGTCAACGACGCGACCACGCGTGCGCTCACCCAGCCCGTGCCGAACTCCGAGCTGCCGGCCGTGCAGGGCACGCCCACGGTGCTCGTGAACGGCAAGCTCTACCAGGGTTCGCTGGACGACCCGAGCGAGTTCCAGCTGTTCGTCTCGCAGGCCGCGAGCGAGAGCTACACCGAGTCGACGCCCGCGCCGACCGAGACGCCCGCGCCGACCGAGACCCCCGTGGAGTGA
- a CDS encoding N,N-dimethylformamidase beta subunit family domain-containing protein: MPIDIAAENALTEGRDTFANLTTSGHGDIHAQGFARSISVNIGETVQFCVDGASTTIDIYRVGWYGGDGFRKVATVTNTPTTQPEAEVIPDTNGATTCTSWSVTAEWDVPSDATSGLYVALVRSVAPYAPNAFYISFVVRDDDAEADIIYKTSDSTWGAAYNHYGTKAAVDGKNVYGTGVGVGNIMDRSLVVDYHRPVITRGTVPQTFWMACEMPLIRFLERQGYSIKYVSSVDLDQQGVPLLQKGQIFLSSGHDEYWTTPMRDAVETWRDEHGGRSIFMSGNEVFWRARYIYDGDRVTMACYKDTMPGPTGYTRTAGSPFDPVMWTGTWKDTRWPDRRPEWFLTGTDFGMNGVYDYDVTVPKNPYGGLKVWGGSSLVDSDITLTRIMGFEADHAHPTQPAGSYRILAAYTRAAPGGLSDANGENYTMPGNIEWGIVAQRYAGGGFTVGFGTCQWSWALDATHDRGEGTPVSAAAQQFTVNLLNDMGAAPATLMSGVTLQPVNSLDEYAVEPGSQPAPATSWRLYDGTSVAPFLLLDGELAPLA, translated from the coding sequence GTGCCGATCGACATCGCCGCGGAGAACGCGCTCACCGAGGGGCGCGACACCTTCGCGAACCTCACCACCTCGGGCCACGGCGACATCCACGCGCAGGGCTTCGCCCGCTCCATCAGCGTGAACATCGGCGAGACGGTGCAGTTCTGCGTGGACGGCGCATCGACCACCATCGACATCTACCGCGTCGGCTGGTACGGCGGCGACGGATTCCGCAAGGTCGCCACCGTCACCAACACGCCGACCACGCAACCCGAGGCCGAGGTGATCCCCGACACCAACGGCGCGACCACCTGCACGTCGTGGAGCGTGACCGCCGAGTGGGACGTGCCGTCCGACGCGACGAGCGGCCTGTACGTCGCGCTCGTGCGCTCGGTCGCACCCTACGCGCCGAACGCCTTCTACATCTCGTTCGTCGTGCGCGACGATGACGCCGAGGCCGACATCATCTACAAGACCAGCGACTCCACATGGGGCGCCGCGTACAACCACTACGGCACCAAGGCCGCCGTCGACGGGAAGAACGTCTACGGGACTGGGGTCGGCGTCGGCAACATCATGGATCGCTCCCTCGTGGTCGACTACCACCGCCCCGTCATCACCCGCGGCACCGTGCCGCAGACGTTCTGGATGGCGTGTGAGATGCCGCTGATCCGCTTCCTCGAGCGGCAGGGCTACAGCATCAAGTACGTCTCCTCCGTCGACCTCGACCAGCAGGGCGTCCCGCTGCTGCAGAAGGGGCAGATCTTCCTCTCGTCCGGCCACGACGAATACTGGACGACGCCGATGCGCGACGCCGTCGAGACGTGGCGCGACGAGCACGGCGGCCGCTCGATCTTCATGAGCGGCAACGAGGTGTTCTGGCGCGCCCGCTACATCTACGACGGCGACCGCGTCACGATGGCGTGCTACAAGGACACCATGCCCGGCCCAACCGGCTACACCCGCACCGCGGGCTCGCCGTTCGACCCGGTGATGTGGACTGGGACGTGGAAGGACACCCGCTGGCCCGACCGCCGACCCGAATGGTTCCTCACCGGCACCGACTTCGGCATGAACGGCGTCTACGACTACGACGTCACCGTCCCGAAGAACCCCTACGGGGGGCTCAAGGTGTGGGGCGGGTCGTCACTGGTCGACTCCGACATCACCCTCACGCGCATCATGGGATTCGAGGCCGACCACGCCCACCCCACCCAGCCCGCAGGCTCCTACCGCATCCTCGCCGCCTACACCCGAGCCGCCCCCGGCGGCCTCTCGGACGCGAACGGCGAGAACTACACCATGCCCGGCAACATCGAGTGGGGCATCGTCGCGCAGCGGTACGCCGGGGGCGGGTTCACCGTCGGGTTCGGCACCTGCCAATGGTCGTGGGCGCTCGACGCCACGCATGACCGCGGCGAAGGCACCCCCGTCTCGGCGGCCGCACAGCAGTTCACCGTCAACCTGCTCAACGACATGGGGGCCGCGCCCGCGACCCTGATGAGCGGCGTCACCCTCCAGCCGGTGAACTCCCTCGACGAGTACGCGGTCGAACCCGGCTCGCAGCCTGCGCCCGCGACCTCGTGGCGCCTCTACGACGGCACGTCCGTCGCACCGTTCCTCCTCCTCGACGGGGAGCTCGCTCCGCTCGCCTGA